A stretch of the Anaerolineae bacterium genome encodes the following:
- a CDS encoding DegV family protein yields the protein MSPVKIVADSGCDLPGPILERYDVSIVPLVVQIGSDQYYHGQIDLETFWRRLLSERATTSGPSLGLFQQTFERLVNAGHEVVCITLTGRHSNTFNTAWGAAQEFIGRVRVVDSWSISLSMGLQVLMAAIAAQAGRSADEIVALVEELRQRIRLRIVLDTLEYARRGGRLARLMPILDRMCRALSIKPILSMVEGEFRFIGAARSLKGALRRIEDEVSNWGSIEQVAIAHVRLPELVEEAAHRLAEKLHMMRESILTGEAGPAFAVHAGPGAFGIVLLPKKAR from the coding sequence GTGTCGCCAGTGAAGATCGTCGCGGATTCCGGCTGTGATCTGCCGGGGCCGATCCTGGAGCGCTATGACGTTTCCATCGTTCCCCTCGTAGTCCAGATCGGAAGCGATCAGTACTATCACGGGCAAATTGACTTGGAGACGTTCTGGCGTCGCCTCTTAAGCGAGCGCGCTACCACCTCAGGACCATCGCTAGGCCTTTTCCAGCAGACGTTCGAACGGCTAGTGAATGCCGGGCACGAAGTGGTATGTATCACGCTCACGGGGCGTCACAGCAACACCTTTAACACTGCGTGGGGGGCCGCGCAGGAGTTCATCGGCCGCGTACGCGTGGTGGATAGCTGGTCCATTTCCCTGAGCATGGGGCTACAAGTGCTCATGGCGGCCATCGCCGCGCAGGCCGGCCGCAGCGCCGATGAGATCGTCGCCCTAGTCGAGGAGCTGCGCCAGCGTATCCGGCTGCGCATCGTACTGGACACGCTGGAATACGCGCGTCGCGGCGGTCGTCTGGCCCGTTTGATGCCCATCCTAGATCGGATGTGTCGCGCTCTAAGCATCAAACCCATCCTTAGCATGGTCGAAGGGGAGTTCAGATTCATAGGGGCGGCGCGCTCTCTCAAAGGAGCACTTCGGCGAATCGAGGATGAGGTATCGAACTGGGGGTCGATCGAGCAGGTCGCGATAGCCCATGTACGCCTGCCAGAGCTGGTGGAGGAGGCGGCCCATCGCCTGGCAGAGAAGCTCCATATGATGCGGGAGAGCATCCTGACTGGCGAGGCCGGACCAGCCTTCGCTGTGCACGCCGGCCCCGGCGCGTTCGGGATTGTGCTGCTACCTAAAAAAGCTCGTTAA
- the lon gene encoding endopeptidase La: MFKSGEAVEREYRQILAQLPEELPILPLRNTVALPFAIMPLAVGIPRSVKLIEEALAGNRLIGLVAMKDPSIEEPMPGQVYEIGTVALIHRVIRTSDGTLQVVIQGLERFRIEVWTATEPYLKARIELIPDHVEDDLETEALHRSLVQIAKEVIALMPNVPEGVAAFLDQVDHPRQLVYMIAANARLDVEQEQALLEKNELKEKMRALISHLTREKEVLSLGQKITEEAQEEMSKQQRQYFLRQQLEAIRRELGETDEQTMEIEEYRQKIEAAGLPEEARKEALRELGRMEKMPPQAAEYSVIKTYLDWLVELPWNRLSEDNLDIEHARQVLDEDHYDLQKVKDRILEYLAVRKLVKERGLENGDRPDGEAQEAMGAILCFVGPPGVGKTSLGKSIARALGRQFTRMSLGGMRDEAEIRGHRRTYIGAMPGRIIQAIKRAGTRNPVFMLDEVDKIGMDWRGDPASALLEVLDPQQNHAFRDHYLDVDFDLSDVIFITTANQLEPIPPPLRDRMEIIELEGYTEYEKIRIAEGYLVPRQRRANGLREDEITFTTAALRQIIRDYTREAGVRNLEREIGQVCRKVAVKIAAGEVDHVEVTPELVREYLGKPKVFFEAALRTEIPGVATGLAWTPVGGDVLFVEATRMKGKGNLVITGQLGDVMEESVRIAYSWVRANAPNLGVDGDVFENSDFHIHVPEGAIPKDGPSAGVTMATALVSLLTGRPVRADVGMTGEITLRGQVLPIGGVKQKVLAAHRAGLKTVILPQRNEADLDELPEDVRKEMTFLMVERVDQVLEYALRPASSPTTESASADGREPVLQESVPAASSG, translated from the coding sequence ATGTTTAAAAGTGGGGAAGCAGTAGAACGGGAGTATCGGCAGATTTTGGCACAACTACCTGAGGAGTTGCCGATTCTGCCCTTGCGGAATACGGTGGCGTTGCCGTTCGCGATCATGCCTCTGGCCGTGGGCATCCCCCGTTCAGTGAAACTGATCGAGGAAGCCCTAGCCGGGAATCGCCTTATCGGCCTCGTCGCTATGAAAGATCCCTCAATCGAAGAGCCTATGCCCGGCCAGGTGTACGAGATCGGTACAGTAGCCTTGATCCATCGCGTCATCCGCACCTCTGATGGCACGCTGCAAGTGGTAATCCAGGGACTAGAGCGGTTCAGGATCGAGGTCTGGACAGCTACAGAGCCGTATCTGAAAGCCCGCATCGAGTTAATCCCTGACCACGTCGAAGATGACCTGGAGACGGAGGCGCTTCATCGCAGCCTGGTGCAGATCGCCAAAGAGGTGATCGCGCTAATGCCGAACGTGCCGGAGGGGGTGGCTGCATTCCTGGATCAGGTGGATCACCCGCGCCAGCTCGTCTACATGATTGCCGCTAACGCGCGCCTGGACGTGGAGCAGGAACAGGCTTTACTGGAGAAGAACGAGCTCAAAGAGAAGATGCGCGCGCTCATCTCCCATCTGACGAGGGAAAAGGAAGTGTTGTCCCTCGGCCAGAAGATCACCGAAGAGGCCCAGGAGGAGATGAGCAAGCAGCAGCGCCAGTACTTCCTGCGCCAGCAGTTGGAGGCGATCCGGCGTGAGTTGGGCGAGACGGACGAGCAGACGATGGAGATCGAGGAGTATCGGCAAAAGATCGAGGCGGCCGGCCTTCCTGAGGAAGCCCGCAAAGAGGCGTTGCGCGAGCTGGGTCGCATGGAGAAGATGCCGCCTCAGGCCGCCGAGTACTCCGTCATCAAGACCTATCTCGACTGGCTGGTGGAGCTGCCCTGGAACCGCCTGAGTGAGGACAACCTAGACATCGAACATGCCCGTCAGGTGCTGGATGAGGATCACTACGACCTGCAAAAGGTAAAGGATCGCATCCTGGAGTACTTAGCCGTGCGCAAGCTGGTGAAAGAGCGCGGCTTAGAGAACGGAGACAGGCCGGATGGGGAAGCCCAAGAGGCGATGGGGGCTATTCTCTGCTTCGTAGGGCCGCCCGGCGTGGGCAAGACCAGCCTGGGTAAATCCATCGCTCGCGCGCTGGGGCGTCAGTTCACCCGTATGAGCTTAGGCGGCATGCGAGATGAGGCGGAGATCCGCGGCCATCGCCGCACCTACATCGGCGCCATGCCAGGGCGCATCATCCAGGCGATCAAACGGGCAGGCACGCGCAACCCCGTCTTCATGTTGGACGAAGTGGACAAGATCGGCATGGATTGGCGCGGCGATCCTGCTAGCGCCTTGCTAGAGGTATTGGATCCCCAGCAGAACCATGCTTTCCGTGATCATTACCTGGATGTGGACTTCGACCTGAGCGACGTGATCTTTATCACAACGGCCAACCAGCTGGAGCCCATCCCACCGCCTCTGCGCGATCGGATGGAGATCATCGAGCTTGAGGGATATACGGAGTACGAGAAGATCCGCATCGCCGAGGGATACCTAGTGCCTCGCCAACGGCGGGCCAATGGCCTGCGGGAGGACGAGATCACCTTTACAACTGCCGCCCTGCGCCAGATCATTCGCGATTACACGCGAGAGGCCGGTGTGCGCAATCTGGAACGCGAGATCGGCCAGGTGTGCCGTAAGGTGGCTGTGAAGATCGCTGCTGGCGAGGTAGATCATGTAGAGGTGACCCCAGAGTTGGTGCGCGAGTATCTGGGCAAGCCGAAGGTGTTCTTTGAAGCGGCGTTGCGTACCGAGATCCCTGGCGTGGCGACTGGCTTAGCCTGGACCCCGGTAGGCGGTGATGTGTTATTCGTGGAAGCCACCCGCATGAAGGGTAAGGGCAACCTGGTCATCACCGGCCAGTTGGGTGACGTGATGGAGGAGTCAGTGCGGATCGCCTATAGCTGGGTGCGCGCAAACGCCCCCAATCTGGGTGTGGATGGGGATGTCTTCGAGAACAGCGATTTCCACATCCACGTGCCGGAGGGAGCCATCCCCAAGGATGGCCCTAGCGCGGGCGTGACGATGGCCACCGCCCTGGTCAGCCTGTTAACCGGCCGGCCGGTACGGGCGGACGTGGGTATGACTGGCGAGATCACGCTGCGTGGACAGGTGTTGCCCATTGGCGGCGTCAAGCAAAAGGTGCTGGCCGCTCACCGCGCGGGGCTGAAGACCGTCATCTTGCCTCAGCGCAACGAGGCAGACCTAGATGAGCTGCCTGAAGACGTGCGCAAGGAAATGACCTTCCTGATGGTAGAACGGGTGGACCAGGTGCTGGAGTACGCGCTGCGGCCGGCCTCCTCGCCCACAACCGAGAGCGCGTCGGCGGATGGACGAGAGCCTGTGCTGCAGGAGAGCGTGCCAGCAGCTTCCTCAGGATGA
- a CDS encoding zinc ribbon domain-containing protein has product MPIYEYYCTACGHQFDWWFPTFQAAANSPSPGCPACNATSVQRLISQVAVHDGVRKAELAKKEEAEEAERKKKPPVFGRKELNQIMEQRRSWGLE; this is encoded by the coding sequence ATGCCAATCTACGAATACTACTGCACAGCATGTGGACATCAGTTTGACTGGTGGTTCCCCACTTTTCAGGCCGCGGCGAACAGCCCCTCTCCAGGCTGTCCGGCCTGCAATGCAACCTCGGTTCAGCGTCTAATCTCCCAAGTAGCCGTTCATGATGGCGTTCGCAAAGCAGAGCTCGCTAAGAAGGAGGAGGCGGAGGAAGCGGAGCGGAAGAAGAAGCCTCCTGTGTTCGGCCGTAAAGAGCTGAACCAGATCATGGAGCAGCGGCGCTCGTGGGGATTAGAATGA
- a CDS encoding CDP-alcohol phosphatidyltransferase family protein, whose protein sequence is MAAWAWLADLLTLLRVVVATWLVWMGLTQGAAALPQAVLVALVAWLGDALDGPLARRSRHPTLFGRYDFVADVLLTWSALIYITLSGFLPIWLTIVYTILTTVAVIAFQRKAVMVLFMRPVDFTCGIVALTRSPEAGWMLAATLAGLAVIYRRRLRDRALLWLRELGWISLSPLVKETNVNSPCPLPTEVGAEGNPMKGTPA, encoded by the coding sequence ATGGCTGCGTGGGCATGGCTGGCAGATCTCCTGACCCTCCTTCGGGTGGTTGTGGCGACCTGGTTAGTGTGGATGGGTTTGACTCAGGGTGCCGCAGCTCTGCCACAGGCCGTGCTAGTGGCCTTAGTGGCGTGGCTCGGCGACGCGCTGGATGGCCCGCTCGCGCGCCGTTCCCGTCACCCTACGCTTTTCGGCCGCTACGACTTCGTAGCCGATGTGCTCCTGACGTGGAGCGCACTGATCTATATCACGCTGAGCGGCTTTCTGCCGATATGGTTGACCATCGTATATACCATCCTGACCACAGTAGCGGTGATCGCTTTCCAGCGCAAGGCCGTGATGGTCCTTTTCATGCGACCAGTGGACTTCACCTGCGGCATTGTGGCGCTGACGCGATCACCAGAGGCCGGCTGGATGTTGGCAGCCACCCTAGCCGGACTGGCCGTCATATACCGCCGGCGCCTGCGCGATCGAGCGCTGCTTTGGCTGCGTGAGCTAGGATGGATATCCCTTTCGCCACTTGTAAAGGAGACGAACGTCAACTCGCCATGTCCTCTGCCAACTGAGGTAGGCGCTGAGGGCAATCCTATGAAGGGCACTCCTGCGTGA
- a CDS encoding Hsp20/alpha crystallin family protein — protein sequence MSSLMRWDPFRDFISLRNAMDRLFEEAFVMPTRLWAPTTGWGLALDLAEDEDSFVVKAAIPGVRPEDLDVSLADDVLTIRGEVKSEEEAKEERYHLRERRFGSFTRSIRLPAPVDADHVEATYEHGVLTLRIPKAEQVRPKKIKIQTHKMIEGQATEVR from the coding sequence ATGTCGAGCCTGATGAGGTGGGATCCGTTCCGCGATTTCATCAGCCTGCGTAATGCTATGGATCGGCTCTTTGAGGAGGCCTTCGTGATGCCAACTCGGCTCTGGGCTCCGACAACGGGGTGGGGCCTGGCCCTGGATCTGGCTGAGGATGAGGATAGCTTCGTGGTAAAGGCCGCGATCCCGGGTGTTCGGCCGGAGGACCTGGATGTGAGCCTGGCAGACGACGTGCTCACGATCCGCGGCGAGGTGAAGTCTGAAGAGGAGGCCAAGGAGGAGCGCTACCATCTGCGGGAGCGCCGGTTCGGCTCCTTCACTCGCTCGATTCGCCTGCCGGCTCCAGTGGATGCCGATCACGTCGAGGCCACGTATGAGCACGGCGTCCTGACCCTTCGCATCCCCAAGGCCGAGCAAGTCCGGCCCAAGAAGATCAAGATCCAAACCCACAAGATGATCGAAGGGCAGGCGACCGAAGTCCGATGA
- the trxA gene encoding thioredoxin — MFDTPIHTGEQSIERVLKAGLPVLLVFWQEGCPPCQRLEPTLERLARLYAGRSLIAKINAADHPELARRYGITHIPGLVFVKGGQIEAQATGAASEESLRAWLDYLTQGGSRPALPSGPSVPLHQPEGYLGPHQGHREQQSGWKTWDESPFGHWEGPAAPPRGDGKEGPITLTDANFEQVIGGSPLPVLVDFWAAWCGPCRMIAPVIEQLAHELRGRAVIGKLNVDENPHTAQRLGVMSIPTLLLFKHGRVVDRIVGVQPVQVIRQRLLQHLR, encoded by the coding sequence ATGTTTGACACGCCGATTCATACCGGAGAACAGAGCATCGAGCGCGTCTTGAAAGCAGGGCTGCCGGTGCTTTTGGTCTTCTGGCAGGAAGGTTGCCCACCTTGCCAGCGATTAGAGCCGACTTTGGAACGGCTGGCCCGCTTGTATGCAGGCAGAAGCCTTATCGCTAAGATCAACGCGGCCGATCACCCAGAGCTGGCCCGACGATATGGCATCACTCACATACCGGGTTTGGTCTTTGTCAAAGGCGGCCAGATTGAAGCTCAGGCAACTGGAGCCGCTTCAGAGGAGAGTCTACGCGCCTGGCTGGATTATCTAACTCAAGGCGGCTCACGTCCCGCGTTGCCCTCGGGGCCCAGCGTTCCCCTCCATCAACCTGAGGGGTACTTAGGCCCTCACCAGGGACACCGGGAACAGCAATCAGGATGGAAAACCTGGGATGAGTCACCGTTCGGCCATTGGGAGGGGCCGGCAGCTCCACCGCGCGGTGACGGAAAAGAGGGCCCCATTACATTGACGGACGCGAACTTCGAGCAGGTGATCGGGGGCAGCCCGCTGCCGGTTTTAGTAGATTTCTGGGCGGCCTGGTGCGGACCATGCCGCATGATCGCGCCTGTGATCGAACAGTTGGCGCACGAGCTCCGAGGCCGTGCGGTGATCGGCAAGCTGAACGTGGACGAAAACCCGCATACGGCGCAACGGCTTGGGGTAATGAGCATCCCTACATTGCTGCTTTTCAAACATGGCCGAGTGGTGGACCGCATCGTCGGCGTTCAGCCGGTGCAAGTGATCCGTCAACGGCTATTACAACACCTTCGATGA
- a CDS encoding DUF2905 domain-containing protein, whose translation MLNEMARWLIFVGGAMVVIGLLLLLAGRLPGLGRLPGDILIQKGNFTFFAPLGTMLLLSIVLTILLNLVIRLLR comes from the coding sequence ATGCTCAACGAGATGGCCCGTTGGCTGATCTTCGTGGGCGGGGCGATGGTGGTCATCGGCCTGCTTTTATTACTCGCCGGACGGCTGCCCGGATTGGGCCGTTTGCCTGGCGATATCCTAATTCAGAAGGGAAACTTCACCTTCTTTGCGCCGTTGGGCACTATGCTACTGCTAAGTATTGTCTTGACGATCCTCCTCAACCTGGTGATCCGGCTGCTTCGTTGA
- a CDS encoding Hsp20/alpha crystallin family protein has product MAGLVRWNPYRSWLTLREAMDRLLEEAFVPTWSELLRWPEPSFAADLWPFAADLSVDMYETEDDVVIRATLPGVREDEVDIEERDGTLTIRVESKTEDERTAFGWHIRERGYGLWQRTLRLPVRVKAEKARAELEHGILTIRLPKARARKPLVKKIRVGGFLPKIRWPRLGKRARAIPVIVR; this is encoded by the coding sequence ATGGCTGGCCTTGTGCGTTGGAATCCGTATCGAAGCTGGCTAACCCTCCGAGAGGCGATGGATCGCCTGTTGGAGGAAGCATTCGTGCCAACATGGAGCGAGCTGTTGCGCTGGCCTGAGCCCTCGTTCGCCGCCGATCTCTGGCCGTTCGCCGCGGACCTGTCCGTGGACATGTACGAAACCGAGGACGATGTGGTGATCCGGGCGACGCTGCCTGGTGTTCGCGAGGACGAGGTGGACATTGAGGAGCGAGATGGCACGCTGACGATTCGAGTCGAGAGCAAAACAGAGGATGAACGTACCGCTTTCGGCTGGCACATCCGCGAGCGAGGGTACGGGCTGTGGCAGCGCACCTTGCGCCTGCCGGTCAGGGTCAAAGCTGAAAAGGCCCGGGCCGAGCTCGAGCACGGCATCCTGACCATCAGGCTGCCGAAGGCGCGCGCCCGTAAGCCGCTGGTGAAGAAGATCCGGGTGGGAGGCTTCCTGCCGAAGATCCGATGGCCCAGGCTAGGCAAACGAGCGAGGGCCATCCCGGTGATTGTGCGGTAG
- the nrdR gene encoding transcriptional regulator NrdR, producing the protein MRCPHCSGDDTRVVDTRAAGEGIRRRRQCQQCGRRFTTYERVAPELILIKRDGRRESWDRQKVLNGIRIACTKRPVAMADMERLVDQVEEYVMSLGRAEVSTRVVGEKVLEGLKALDPVAYIRFASVYLDLPDLHALRAEIDRLLEGH; encoded by the coding sequence GTGCGCTGTCCACATTGTAGTGGAGATGATACGAGGGTGGTGGACACCCGTGCAGCCGGTGAAGGAATTCGACGACGACGTCAATGCCAGCAGTGTGGCCGGCGTTTTACCACCTATGAGCGCGTGGCGCCCGAGCTGATTCTCATCAAACGCGATGGGCGGCGCGAGTCCTGGGATCGCCAAAAGGTCCTCAACGGCATCCGCATCGCCTGCACCAAGCGGCCTGTCGCCATGGCCGATATGGAACGGCTAGTGGATCAGGTGGAAGAGTACGTGATGAGCCTGGGGCGCGCTGAGGTCTCGACCCGGGTGGTGGGGGAGAAAGTGCTGGAGGGGCTCAAGGCCCTTGATCCCGTCGCCTATATCCGCTTTGCCTCAGTATATCTAGACTTGCCCGATCTGCACGCGTTGCGGGCGGAGATTGACCGATTGCTCGAGGGACATTGA
- the ftsZ gene encoding cell division protein FtsZ has protein sequence MARKSEITHMENLAQIKVVGVGGGGSNAVNRMIDEGIQGVEFIVVNTDAQALMLSNAPQRMRIGDKITKGLGAGGDPEIGQRAAEESEEEIRALLKGADMVFVTCGMGGGTGTGAAPVIAHIAKEMGALTIGVVTKPFTFEGSRRRQVAERGLELLRQNVDTLITIPNDRLLQIVDKKASIQTAFRVADDVLRQGIQGISELITVPGLINLDFADVRAIMSEGGSALMAIGRAKGEGRAQEAARQAISSALLDVTIDGARGILFNVTGGNDLSLFEVNEAAEIIRSTADPEANIIFGAVINPEMQDEIRITVIATGFEVAVEQKQPRRTDSKTIEFPVRSYDRDDLDIPAFLRRARGQ, from the coding sequence ATGGCTCGGAAGTCGGAGATCACACATATGGAGAATTTGGCTCAGATCAAAGTAGTGGGAGTCGGCGGTGGTGGGTCCAATGCCGTCAACCGCATGATTGATGAGGGCATTCAGGGGGTGGAGTTCATCGTCGTCAATACGGATGCGCAGGCGCTCATGCTCTCCAATGCCCCGCAGCGCATGCGGATCGGCGATAAGATCACCAAAGGGCTGGGAGCTGGCGGCGATCCGGAGATCGGCCAGCGCGCGGCGGAGGAATCGGAGGAGGAGATCAGAGCGCTGCTCAAAGGCGCTGACATGGTGTTCGTCACCTGTGGCATGGGTGGTGGAACCGGCACCGGGGCTGCGCCCGTCATCGCGCACATTGCCAAAGAGATGGGGGCGCTCACGATTGGCGTTGTCACCAAGCCCTTCACCTTTGAGGGAAGCCGGCGTCGGCAGGTGGCGGAGCGGGGTCTAGAACTGCTCAGGCAGAACGTGGATACGCTGATCACCATCCCTAACGATCGCCTGTTGCAGATCGTGGACAAGAAGGCGTCCATCCAGACGGCCTTTCGCGTGGCGGATGACGTGCTGCGCCAGGGCATTCAGGGCATCTCAGAGCTGATCACAGTCCCCGGCCTGATCAACCTGGACTTCGCCGATGTGCGCGCCATCATGAGCGAGGGCGGCTCAGCCCTGATGGCCATCGGTCGGGCCAAAGGGGAAGGGCGAGCGCAGGAGGCGGCACGCCAGGCCATCAGTAGCGCCCTGCTGGATGTGACGATAGATGGGGCACGCGGCATCCTGTTTAATGTCACCGGCGGCAACGATCTCAGCCTGTTCGAGGTCAACGAGGCGGCCGAGATCATCCGCTCGACGGCCGATCCGGAGGCTAACATCATCTTTGGCGCGGTGATTAATCCGGAGATGCAAGATGAGATCCGGATCACCGTGATCGCGACGGGATTTGAGGTAGCTGTCGAGCAGAAGCAGCCACGGCGCACTGACAGCAAGACGATCGAGTTCCCGGTCCGCAGCTACGATCGGGATGACTTGGACATTCCCGCCTTCTTGCGGCGCGCGCGCGGCCAGTAG
- the ftsA gene encoding cell division protein FtsA produces MTELIAGLDVGTTKICAVICAVDEEDRVQVLGVGQVRSRGMRRGVVVNVAEAMAAIGEAVEQAERAAQMPMQSAYVGIAGAHIAAIPSRGVVAVGRGRSITAEDVERALEAARAIAIPHNREIIHTLPRSFTVDEQEGVRDPIGMVAYRLEVDAQVITGASTSVQNLVRCVQAHGIEINELVLQPLASGMAVLSSSEQEMGVALADIGGGTTDIAIFLDGALWHAVVLDVGGNHITQDVAVGLRAPFQTAEELKVRYGHALPERVAADEELPAALFGDGGVQTVSRRFLSHIVQARVEEILELVLREVKRSGYDGLLPAGVVLTGGTAQLAGLRELSREVLQLPVRVGVPNGFSTGELTNPAYATVVGLILWGLRQRRARPLRRGGTSPLLERIVSWLRALLPGS; encoded by the coding sequence ATGACAGAGTTGATCGCTGGCCTGGACGTCGGTACCACCAAGATCTGTGCGGTGATCTGCGCCGTAGACGAGGAGGATCGGGTTCAGGTCCTCGGCGTGGGGCAGGTGCGCTCGCGCGGGATGCGGCGAGGCGTCGTCGTCAACGTTGCAGAGGCTATGGCAGCCATCGGCGAGGCGGTAGAACAGGCTGAGCGCGCGGCCCAGATGCCGATGCAGAGCGCGTATGTAGGGATCGCCGGCGCGCACATCGCCGCTATACCCAGCCGCGGGGTGGTTGCTGTGGGACGGGGACGCAGTATCACCGCAGAAGATGTGGAGCGAGCGCTGGAAGCCGCTCGGGCTATTGCTATCCCTCACAACCGGGAGATCATTCATACGCTGCCGCGCTCGTTTACGGTGGATGAACAGGAAGGCGTGCGTGATCCCATCGGGATGGTCGCCTACCGGCTGGAAGTAGATGCTCAGGTCATCACCGGCGCTTCCACCTCGGTTCAAAACTTAGTCCGCTGCGTTCAGGCGCACGGCATCGAGATTAACGAGTTGGTGCTGCAGCCGCTGGCCTCGGGGATGGCGGTGCTGAGCAGTTCGGAGCAGGAGATGGGGGTGGCGCTGGCCGATATCGGAGGGGGCACTACGGATATCGCCATCTTCCTCGACGGGGCGCTCTGGCATGCAGTCGTCCTAGACGTGGGGGGCAATCACATCACCCAGGATGTGGCGGTGGGATTGCGAGCGCCATTTCAGACGGCCGAGGAGCTCAAAGTGCGTTATGGCCATGCATTGCCGGAGCGGGTTGCGGCTGATGAAGAGCTCCCGGCTGCCCTTTTCGGTGACGGCGGCGTGCAGACCGTCTCCCGGCGCTTTCTCTCTCACATTGTGCAGGCGCGCGTGGAGGAGATACTGGAGTTGGTCCTACGCGAGGTCAAGCGATCGGGATATGACGGCCTGCTGCCGGCCGGGGTGGTGTTGACAGGGGGCACGGCCCAACTGGCCGGCTTGCGCGAGCTGAGCCGGGAGGTCTTGCAGTTGCCCGTTCGCGTGGGTGTCCCCAACGGGTTTAGCACCGGCGAGCTCACCAATCCAGCTTATGCCACCGTGGTTGGGCTCATCCTATGGGGCCTGCGGCAGCGTCGCGCTCGCCCATTACGACGAGGGGGCACGTCGCCGTTATTGGAACGCATCGTCAGTTGGCTGCGCGCATTGTTGCCGGGCTCGTAG
- a CDS encoding FtsQ-type POTRA domain-containing protein gives MSKHHSGASFVTTRRGPEASRRRFSSAMVRRLGLRRLITARQRAGRAVGLIVLAGLLTILVEFFASYAFYVYEAEVHGHRLLSAGQIYEASGIDGYSIFWIQPEVIEQRLEALPYIRSATVRCWLPNRVQIIVEEREPIILWRTRDVAFWVDSEGQAMVPLADLPNLVLVEDEERAMADSEGRMNQEIVVGIRRIRQIVPEVGLFRYDPIYGLQFITPEGVLVYLGEGQDMAYKVQVFDAVQRQIAHEGRTVSLIDLRYKDKPYIR, from the coding sequence ATGAGCAAGCATCATAGCGGTGCTTCGTTCGTCACGACTCGCCGTGGCCCGGAGGCGTCCCGAAGACGGTTTTCCAGTGCCATGGTCCGTCGCCTGGGGCTCCGTCGCCTGATCACGGCGAGGCAGCGGGCCGGGCGAGCCGTCGGCTTAATCGTCCTGGCTGGGCTGCTGACGATCTTAGTGGAGTTTTTCGCGAGCTATGCGTTTTACGTGTACGAGGCTGAGGTGCATGGTCATCGGCTGTTATCGGCTGGCCAGATCTATGAGGCCAGCGGGATTGACGGCTATAGTATTTTCTGGATCCAGCCAGAGGTGATAGAACAGAGGCTAGAGGCTTTACCCTATATCCGATCGGCCACGGTGCGCTGTTGGCTTCCGAATCGCGTTCAGATCATCGTTGAGGAGCGGGAGCCTATCATCCTATGGCGTACCCGCGATGTGGCCTTTTGGGTGGATAGCGAAGGCCAGGCGATGGTGCCGCTTGCCGATCTGCCCAACCTGGTTCTGGTGGAGGACGAAGAGAGGGCGATGGCTGATAGCGAGGGACGGATGAACCAAGAGATCGTCGTCGGCATTCGACGCATCCGCCAGATTGTGCCCGAGGTGGGCCTTTTCCGCTACGATCCCATATATGGCCTGCAGTTTATCACTCCTGAAGGGGTGCTGGTCTATTTGGGTGAAGGCCAAGACATGGCGTACAAGGTGCAGGTCTTCGACGCGGTGCAGCGACAGATCGCTCACGAAGGCCGCACTGTGAGTTTGATAGATTTACGTTACAAAGACAAGCCGTACATCCGATGA